A genomic window from Salvia splendens isolate huo1 chromosome 11, SspV2, whole genome shotgun sequence includes:
- the LOC121755470 gene encoding uncharacterized protein LOC121755470 isoform X6, with product MAEHLVVNMKQLPKPDVVEHSQPVAHAVLCGSAGNKSELVGPSSLSAPEDEKVVVVVESEDVDEEAPLIGIGECRICQEEDSVNNLETPCACSGSLKYAHHKCVQHWCNEKGDITCEICHQPYQSGYTAPARPPPDETSIDIGGVWRISGTPLDMHDPRLLAIAEAERQLFEADYDDYNSASNNGTTFCRSAALILIGLLLLRHALSITDDGDSEGDDDASTFFSLFLLRAVSFLLPCYIMIWAVSILQRRRQRQAAALAAARFAIVVQAAQSRGLLVASAAPAIASQATPHLEHA from the exons atgGCTGAGCATTTGGTGGTGAATATGAAGCAGCTGCCAAAGCCTGATGTAGTTGAGCATAGCCAACCGGTTGCTCATGCCGTTTTGTGTGGTTCTGCGGGGAATAAGTCTGAGCTGGTTGGGCCGTCGTCATTGTCAGCACCGGAGGATGAGaaagtggtagtggtggtggagAGTGAGGATGTAGACGAGGAGGCGCCTCTGATAGGGATAGGGGAGTGCAGGATTTGCCAGGAGGAGGATTCGGTGAATAATTTGGAGACTCCTTGTGCTTGCAGTGGGAGCCTCAAG TATGCTCACCACAAATGTGTTCAGCACTGGTGCAACGAGAAAGGAGACATTACTTGTGAGATCTGCCATCAG CCATATCAATCTGGTTATACTGCTCCTGCACGTCCTCCACCGGATGAAACTAGCATTGATATCGG GGGTGTCTGGCGAATCTCAGGCACTCCCCTGGATATGCACGACCCTCGGCTGCTGGCCATTGCTGAGGCTGAGCGCCAGCTTTTTGAAGCCGACTATGATGATTATAACAGTGCAAGCAACAATGGCACAACATTTTGCCGTTCGGCTGCTCTAATT TTGATTGGCCTTCTGCTACTGAGACATGCTCTATCCATCACCGATGATGGAGATAGTGAAGGAGACGATGACGCTTCCACCTTTTTCTCG CTGTTCTTGCTCCGAGCCGTCAGTTTTCTCTTGCCTTGCTACATCATGATCTGGGCCGTAAGTATCTTGCAGCGCCGCAGGCAAAGACAG GCTGCGGCTCTGGCAGCTGCTCGGTTTGCTATTGTCGTGCAAGCTGCACAAAGCAGGGGTCTCCTCGTTGCCTCAGCTGCACCCGCAATCGCTTCACAGGCTACTCCTCACCTCGAACACGCCTGA
- the LOC121755467 gene encoding uncharacterized protein LOC121755467: MYSFGSIFLASLSSVMLKILGLIHRHVYMSKSSLAEEEKGSSVDSMDESSVSFGSCLVAKNSKCQILSANNVSGFLEEPKAVGFVVQEFFVGSGNFIVGSDQIIASEIMGFEEKMEEFDQVSEKTEDFEQESNFSSPFYFKLLNPSFSVNQESSSEMEKIVSLEGVCGEKEEEEDFRAEGKMVDEEFCYEIELIPGSHSSSLDQESDAHQEMEKNDSLNWMGSFLDEADDSKSSLLDDDNHENKATFDDEEFIEMEPQLVKLSDDLDLDLERESDSSSSPSCVDANNSSQPKCWDSDDEDEDEDDGVDVLSQHQNLVQQMKMELKSCRIRGLPTISEDSETPKMIEDLRPLEIDHKIGYKDVMDGIQRFYKSYTEKMRKLDILNYQTSQAISFLQLKETEAFTAGKERANSVLPRFLAGKVRRVYADPMHKTISELHRDLEVVYVGQMCLSWEMLWWLDAKARELLEHDDEGMRSYNRTAEELQQFQVLTQRFMEDEQFEGHRIDNYVRSRCMIRSLLQVPTIKDDCAKTKEREERDDAITLETLVGIISETMVIFQEFVFGDKNVTNCGGLIAKVDDARQHGLLLEVVSSLDKKGRRMKEQMRGEKCIVRKLRKHQERGLEREMMAVQVDLRLVSRVLNLSRLRGDHLLWCQKKLNNINFVGKRLRRDACFLLFPC, encoded by the exons ATGTATAGTTTTGGTAGTATTTTCTTGGCTTCTCTTTCTAGTGTGATGCTCAAGATTCTTGGCCTCATTCACAGACACGTTTACAT GTCAAAATCGAGTCTTGCTGAAGAAGAGAAGGGTTCAAGTGTCGATTCAATGGATGAGAGCTCTGTTTCATTTGGGAGCTGTTTGGTAGCTAAAAATAGTAAATGCCAAATTTTGTCTGCTAATAATGTGAGTGGATTCTTGGAAGAGCCCAAGGCAGTGGGGTTTGTGGTCCAAGAATTCTTTGTCGGATCAGGTAACTTTATTGTGGGGAGTGATCAGATCATTGCCTCTGAAATCATGGGGTTTGAAGAAAAGATGGAGGAATTTGATCAAGTATCAGAGAAAACAGAGGATTTTGAACAAGAATCAAACTTCTCCTCGCCCTTTTACTTCAAATTGTTGAATCCTTCCTTCTCTGTTAATCAAGAGAGTTCATCAGAAATGGAAAAGATTGTTTCTTTGGAAGGTGTTTGTGGCGAaaaagaagaggaggaggatttTCGAGCGGAAGGGAAGATGGTGGATGAagaattttgctatgaaatcGAATTGATTCCCGGCAGCCATTCTTCAAGCCTTGATCAAGAATCGGATGCTCATCaggaaatggaaaaaaatgatTCCTTGAACTGGATGGGTAGTTTTCTTGATGAGGCTGATGATTCAAAATCATCTCTATTAGATGATGATAATCATGAAAATAAGGCCACTTTTGATGATGAGGAGTTCATAGAGATGGAGCCTCAATTGGTGAAGCTGAGTGatgatttggatttggatttggagagagagagtgattcATCTTCATCACCATCATGTGTTGATGCAAATAATAGTTCACAACCGAAGTGTTGGGAttcagatgatgaagatgaagatgaagatgatggAGTAGATGTTTTGTCCCAACACCAGAATTTGGTGCAGCAGATGAAGATGGAGCTCAAGAGCTGCAGAATCAGAGGCCTTCCAACGATATCCGAGGACTCGGAAACTCCCAAGATGATTGAAGATTTGAGGCCTCTTGAAATCGATCACAAGATTGGGTACAAGGATGTGATGGATGGAATCCAGAGATTCTACAAGAGCTATACAGAAAAAATGAGAAAACTGGACATCTTGAATTACCAGACATCACAAGCAATTA GTTTCTTGCAGCTGAAGGAAACTGAGGCATTCACAGCAGGCAAGGAAAGGGCTAACTCTGTTTTGCCAAGATTCTTGGCTGGGAAAGTGAGGAGGGTCTATGCTGATCCAATGCACAAAACTATAAGCGAATTGCACCGCGATTTGGAGGTGGTGTATGTCGGCCAGATGTGCCTGTCGTGGGAGATGCTTTGGTGGCTCGATGCAAAAGCCCGTGAGCTGCTCGAGCACGATGATGAAGGGATGCGTTCCTACAACCGCACTGCCGAGGAGCTCCAGCAGTTTCAAGTCCTCACACAGCGGTTCATGGAGGACGAGCAGTTTGAGGGGCATAGGATCGACAACTATGTAAGGAGCCGGTGCATGATCCGTAGCCTCCTCCAAGTCCCAACCATCAAGG ATGATTGTGCGAAGACGaaggagagagaggagagggacGACGCGATCACACTAGAAACATTGGTGGGGATCATAAGTGAGACAATGGTGATCTTTCAAGAATTTGTTTTTGGTGACAAGAATGTGACTAATTGTGGTGGCCTAATTGCCAAGGTTGATGATGCCCGACAACATGGGCTTCTATTGGAAGTTGTCTCGAGTCTCGACAAG AAGGGGAGGAGGATGAAGGAGCAAATGAGGGGTGAAAAGTGCATTGTGAGGAAGTTGAGGAAGCATCAAGAGAGAGGGTTGGAGAGAGAGATGATGGCAGttcaagtggatttgagattggtTTCAAGGGTTTTGAATCTGTCAAGATTGAGAGGAGATCACTTGCTTTGGTGTCAAAAGAAATTGAACAACATTAATTTTGTGGGGAAGAGGCTTCGGAGGGATGCATGTTTTTTGCTTTTCCCTTGTTAg
- the LOC121755470 gene encoding uncharacterized protein LOC121755470 isoform X4 — protein sequence MAEHLVVNMKQLPKPDVVEHSQPVAHAVLCGSAGNKSELVGPSSLSAPEDEKVVVVVESEDVDEEAPLIGIGECRICQEEDSVNNLETPCACSGSLKYAHHKCVQHWCNEKGDITCEICHQPYQSGYTAPARPPPDETSIDIGGVWRISGTPLDMHDPRLLAIAEAERQLFEADYDDYNSASNNGTTFCRSAALILIGLLLLRHALSITDDGDSEGDDDASTFFSVSIFAKTMHLCCNHTISISFLLQLFLLRAVSFLLPCYIMIWAVSILQRRRQRQAAALAAARFAIVVQAAQSRGLLVASAAPAIASQATPHLEHA from the exons atgGCTGAGCATTTGGTGGTGAATATGAAGCAGCTGCCAAAGCCTGATGTAGTTGAGCATAGCCAACCGGTTGCTCATGCCGTTTTGTGTGGTTCTGCGGGGAATAAGTCTGAGCTGGTTGGGCCGTCGTCATTGTCAGCACCGGAGGATGAGaaagtggtagtggtggtggagAGTGAGGATGTAGACGAGGAGGCGCCTCTGATAGGGATAGGGGAGTGCAGGATTTGCCAGGAGGAGGATTCGGTGAATAATTTGGAGACTCCTTGTGCTTGCAGTGGGAGCCTCAAG TATGCTCACCACAAATGTGTTCAGCACTGGTGCAACGAGAAAGGAGACATTACTTGTGAGATCTGCCATCAG CCATATCAATCTGGTTATACTGCTCCTGCACGTCCTCCACCGGATGAAACTAGCATTGATATCGG GGGTGTCTGGCGAATCTCAGGCACTCCCCTGGATATGCACGACCCTCGGCTGCTGGCCATTGCTGAGGCTGAGCGCCAGCTTTTTGAAGCCGACTATGATGATTATAACAGTGCAAGCAACAATGGCACAACATTTTGCCGTTCGGCTGCTCTAATT TTGATTGGCCTTCTGCTACTGAGACATGCTCTATCCATCACCGATGATGGAGATAGTGAAGGAGACGATGACGCTTCCACCTTTTTCTCGGTGAGTATATTTGCAAAAACTATGCATCTATGTTGTAATCATACAATCTCTATATCTTTTTTACTGCAGCTGTTCTTGCTCCGAGCCGTCAGTTTTCTCTTGCCTTGCTACATCATGATCTGGGCCGTAAGTATCTTGCAGCGCCGCAGGCAAAGACAG GCTGCGGCTCTGGCAGCTGCTCGGTTTGCTATTGTCGTGCAAGCTGCACAAAGCAGGGGTCTCCTCGTTGCCTCAGCTGCACCCGCAATCGCTTCACAGGCTACTCCTCACCTCGAACACGCCTGA
- the LOC121755470 gene encoding uncharacterized protein LOC121755470 isoform X1 produces the protein MAEHLVVNMKQLPKPDVVEHSQPVAHAVLCGSAGNKSELVGPSSLSAPEDEKVVVVVESEDVDEEAPLIGIGECRICQEEDSVNNLETPCACSGSLKYAHHKCVQHWCNEKGDITCEICHQPYQSGYTAPARPPPDETSIDIGGVWRISGTPLDMHDPRLLAIAEAERQLFEADYDDYNSASNNGTTFCRSAALILIGLLLLRHALSITDDGDSEGDDDASTFFSVSIFAKTMHLCCNHTISISFLLQLFLLRAVSFLLPCYIMIWAVSILQRRRQRQASTSIAKIKSRKSCYELSIYEILLFFWHRRLRLWQLLGLLLSCKLHKAGVSSLPQLHPQSLHRLLLTSNTPD, from the exons atgGCTGAGCATTTGGTGGTGAATATGAAGCAGCTGCCAAAGCCTGATGTAGTTGAGCATAGCCAACCGGTTGCTCATGCCGTTTTGTGTGGTTCTGCGGGGAATAAGTCTGAGCTGGTTGGGCCGTCGTCATTGTCAGCACCGGAGGATGAGaaagtggtagtggtggtggagAGTGAGGATGTAGACGAGGAGGCGCCTCTGATAGGGATAGGGGAGTGCAGGATTTGCCAGGAGGAGGATTCGGTGAATAATTTGGAGACTCCTTGTGCTTGCAGTGGGAGCCTCAAG TATGCTCACCACAAATGTGTTCAGCACTGGTGCAACGAGAAAGGAGACATTACTTGTGAGATCTGCCATCAG CCATATCAATCTGGTTATACTGCTCCTGCACGTCCTCCACCGGATGAAACTAGCATTGATATCGG GGGTGTCTGGCGAATCTCAGGCACTCCCCTGGATATGCACGACCCTCGGCTGCTGGCCATTGCTGAGGCTGAGCGCCAGCTTTTTGAAGCCGACTATGATGATTATAACAGTGCAAGCAACAATGGCACAACATTTTGCCGTTCGGCTGCTCTAATT TTGATTGGCCTTCTGCTACTGAGACATGCTCTATCCATCACCGATGATGGAGATAGTGAAGGAGACGATGACGCTTCCACCTTTTTCTCGGTGAGTATATTTGCAAAAACTATGCATCTATGTTGTAATCATACAATCTCTATATCTTTTTTACTGCAGCTGTTCTTGCTCCGAGCCGTCAGTTTTCTCTTGCCTTGCTACATCATGATCTGGGCCGTAAGTATCTTGCAGCGCCGCAGGCAAAGACAGGCAAGTACTTCTATCGCCAAAATTAAATCAAGAAAATCGTGCTACGAGCTCTCTATTTATGAAATTCTTCTATTTTTCTGGCATAGGAGGCTGCGGCTCTGGCAGCTGCTCGGTTTGCTATTGTCGTGCAAGCTGCACAAAGCAGGGGTCTCCTCGTTGCCTCAGCTGCACCCGCAATCGCTTCACAGGCTACTCCTCACCTCGAACACGCCTGATTGA
- the LOC121755470 gene encoding uncharacterized protein LOC121755470 isoform X3 codes for MAEHLVVNMKQLPKPDVVEHSQPVAHAVLCGSAGNKSELVGPSSLSAPEDEKVVVVVESEDVDEEAPLIGIGECRICQEEDSVNNLETPCACSGSLKYAHHKCVQHWCNEKGDITCEICHQPYQSGYTAPARPPPDETSIDIGGVWRISGTPLDMHDPRLLAIAEAERQLFEADYDDYNSASNNGTTFCRSAALILIGLLLLRHALSITDDGDSEGDDDASTFFSVSIFAKTMHLCCNHTISISFLLQLFLLRAVSFLLPCYIMIWAVSILQRRRQRQEAAALAAARFAIVVQAAQSRGLLVASAAPAIASQATPHLEHA; via the exons atgGCTGAGCATTTGGTGGTGAATATGAAGCAGCTGCCAAAGCCTGATGTAGTTGAGCATAGCCAACCGGTTGCTCATGCCGTTTTGTGTGGTTCTGCGGGGAATAAGTCTGAGCTGGTTGGGCCGTCGTCATTGTCAGCACCGGAGGATGAGaaagtggtagtggtggtggagAGTGAGGATGTAGACGAGGAGGCGCCTCTGATAGGGATAGGGGAGTGCAGGATTTGCCAGGAGGAGGATTCGGTGAATAATTTGGAGACTCCTTGTGCTTGCAGTGGGAGCCTCAAG TATGCTCACCACAAATGTGTTCAGCACTGGTGCAACGAGAAAGGAGACATTACTTGTGAGATCTGCCATCAG CCATATCAATCTGGTTATACTGCTCCTGCACGTCCTCCACCGGATGAAACTAGCATTGATATCGG GGGTGTCTGGCGAATCTCAGGCACTCCCCTGGATATGCACGACCCTCGGCTGCTGGCCATTGCTGAGGCTGAGCGCCAGCTTTTTGAAGCCGACTATGATGATTATAACAGTGCAAGCAACAATGGCACAACATTTTGCCGTTCGGCTGCTCTAATT TTGATTGGCCTTCTGCTACTGAGACATGCTCTATCCATCACCGATGATGGAGATAGTGAAGGAGACGATGACGCTTCCACCTTTTTCTCGGTGAGTATATTTGCAAAAACTATGCATCTATGTTGTAATCATACAATCTCTATATCTTTTTTACTGCAGCTGTTCTTGCTCCGAGCCGTCAGTTTTCTCTTGCCTTGCTACATCATGATCTGGGCCGTAAGTATCTTGCAGCGCCGCAGGCAAAGACAG GAGGCTGCGGCTCTGGCAGCTGCTCGGTTTGCTATTGTCGTGCAAGCTGCACAAAGCAGGGGTCTCCTCGTTGCCTCAGCTGCACCCGCAATCGCTTCACAGGCTACTCCTCACCTCGAACACGCCTGA
- the LOC121755470 gene encoding uncharacterized protein LOC121755470 isoform X2, protein MAEHLVVNMKQLPKPDVVEHSQPVAHAVLCGSAGNKSELVGPSSLSAPEDEKVVVVVESEDVDEEAPLIGIGECRICQEEDSVNNLETPCACSGSLKYAHHKCVQHWCNEKGDITCEICHQPYQSGYTAPARPPPDETSIDIGGVWRISGTPLDMHDPRLLAIAEAERQLFEADYDDYNSASNNGTTFCRSAALILIGLLLLRHALSITDDGDSEGDDDASTFFSLFLLRAVSFLLPCYIMIWAVSILQRRRQRQASTSIAKIKSRKSCYELSIYEILLFFWHRRLRLWQLLGLLLSCKLHKAGVSSLPQLHPQSLHRLLLTSNTPD, encoded by the exons atgGCTGAGCATTTGGTGGTGAATATGAAGCAGCTGCCAAAGCCTGATGTAGTTGAGCATAGCCAACCGGTTGCTCATGCCGTTTTGTGTGGTTCTGCGGGGAATAAGTCTGAGCTGGTTGGGCCGTCGTCATTGTCAGCACCGGAGGATGAGaaagtggtagtggtggtggagAGTGAGGATGTAGACGAGGAGGCGCCTCTGATAGGGATAGGGGAGTGCAGGATTTGCCAGGAGGAGGATTCGGTGAATAATTTGGAGACTCCTTGTGCTTGCAGTGGGAGCCTCAAG TATGCTCACCACAAATGTGTTCAGCACTGGTGCAACGAGAAAGGAGACATTACTTGTGAGATCTGCCATCAG CCATATCAATCTGGTTATACTGCTCCTGCACGTCCTCCACCGGATGAAACTAGCATTGATATCGG GGGTGTCTGGCGAATCTCAGGCACTCCCCTGGATATGCACGACCCTCGGCTGCTGGCCATTGCTGAGGCTGAGCGCCAGCTTTTTGAAGCCGACTATGATGATTATAACAGTGCAAGCAACAATGGCACAACATTTTGCCGTTCGGCTGCTCTAATT TTGATTGGCCTTCTGCTACTGAGACATGCTCTATCCATCACCGATGATGGAGATAGTGAAGGAGACGATGACGCTTCCACCTTTTTCTCG CTGTTCTTGCTCCGAGCCGTCAGTTTTCTCTTGCCTTGCTACATCATGATCTGGGCCGTAAGTATCTTGCAGCGCCGCAGGCAAAGACAGGCAAGTACTTCTATCGCCAAAATTAAATCAAGAAAATCGTGCTACGAGCTCTCTATTTATGAAATTCTTCTATTTTTCTGGCATAGGAGGCTGCGGCTCTGGCAGCTGCTCGGTTTGCTATTGTCGTGCAAGCTGCACAAAGCAGGGGTCTCCTCGTTGCCTCAGCTGCACCCGCAATCGCTTCACAGGCTACTCCTCACCTCGAACACGCCTGATTGA
- the LOC121755470 gene encoding uncharacterized protein LOC121755470 isoform X5 encodes MAEHLVVNMKQLPKPDVVEHSQPVAHAVLCGSAGNKSELVGPSSLSAPEDEKVVVVVESEDVDEEAPLIGIGECRICQEEDSVNNLETPCACSGSLKYAHHKCVQHWCNEKGDITCEICHQPYQSGYTAPARPPPDETSIDIGGVWRISGTPLDMHDPRLLAIAEAERQLFEADYDDYNSASNNGTTFCRSAALILIGLLLLRHALSITDDGDSEGDDDASTFFSLFLLRAVSFLLPCYIMIWAVSILQRRRQRQEAAALAAARFAIVVQAAQSRGLLVASAAPAIASQATPHLEHA; translated from the exons atgGCTGAGCATTTGGTGGTGAATATGAAGCAGCTGCCAAAGCCTGATGTAGTTGAGCATAGCCAACCGGTTGCTCATGCCGTTTTGTGTGGTTCTGCGGGGAATAAGTCTGAGCTGGTTGGGCCGTCGTCATTGTCAGCACCGGAGGATGAGaaagtggtagtggtggtggagAGTGAGGATGTAGACGAGGAGGCGCCTCTGATAGGGATAGGGGAGTGCAGGATTTGCCAGGAGGAGGATTCGGTGAATAATTTGGAGACTCCTTGTGCTTGCAGTGGGAGCCTCAAG TATGCTCACCACAAATGTGTTCAGCACTGGTGCAACGAGAAAGGAGACATTACTTGTGAGATCTGCCATCAG CCATATCAATCTGGTTATACTGCTCCTGCACGTCCTCCACCGGATGAAACTAGCATTGATATCGG GGGTGTCTGGCGAATCTCAGGCACTCCCCTGGATATGCACGACCCTCGGCTGCTGGCCATTGCTGAGGCTGAGCGCCAGCTTTTTGAAGCCGACTATGATGATTATAACAGTGCAAGCAACAATGGCACAACATTTTGCCGTTCGGCTGCTCTAATT TTGATTGGCCTTCTGCTACTGAGACATGCTCTATCCATCACCGATGATGGAGATAGTGAAGGAGACGATGACGCTTCCACCTTTTTCTCG CTGTTCTTGCTCCGAGCCGTCAGTTTTCTCTTGCCTTGCTACATCATGATCTGGGCCGTAAGTATCTTGCAGCGCCGCAGGCAAAGACAG GAGGCTGCGGCTCTGGCAGCTGCTCGGTTTGCTATTGTCGTGCAAGCTGCACAAAGCAGGGGTCTCCTCGTTGCCTCAGCTGCACCCGCAATCGCTTCACAGGCTACTCCTCACCTCGAACACGCCTGA